The Zeugodacus cucurbitae isolate PBARC_wt_2022May chromosome 4, idZeuCucr1.2, whole genome shotgun sequence genome includes the window TTTTCCAAGAAAAGAGTCGCCTACAGAAATCGCTGCCAAAACTTCAAAAGAGTCACCGAAAGAAATTGATACTACAATCTCAAAAGAGTCATTAGCAAAAGATAAAGTTGACTATAAAACTGAAACTCCAAAATCACGTCGGCGAAATAGGAAAATTAGTACCGAACTAATTGCTTCAACTACTACACCAGTGAAAGAAAGCAGCGCTGTGGCAGTACTACCAAATGTGGGAGATTTGGGAATCGAAAACACACCTAGTGGTAGACCGAAGCGTTCTTGTGCGGGAAAAGCTCGTTATGATTATGACTTAGAACAGAGTCCGAGTAAATTGTCTTCTACGAAAAAAGGTGTTTTGGCTTCGAGAAAAGATGAAACATCTATAGATGTAGAAATAATCAATTTGGACGATAGTAATATGTCAACGCCCGAAAAAATGTCCAAGAAATTGGCGCCACTTTTCGTACGTTCAATACCAAAACCTAGCCCCGATCCGGTTGCATTAAAGGCGAAGCACGATTTTCTGATGTCGGGTGTGCCTGAGAAAATGCGTTTAGAAATGGAAAAGCAAAAGCAGTATGAACAAAATTATGAAGAAGTGCTGGACTATTTTCCTCGTATTTGTCATGTTCAACAATTAAGTgctgatgaaatgttatttttacaaaataaagtacATTACACTATGAAACTAAACATAAATGAAGACGATTTAGAGCTGAGCAGAAGTGTCGAAGTGGAAAAAGTGAGAAATTCAAAAACAGATAAGCGAAAATCTCGGAGCAATACAGGCAGCACAAAACGATTAATAGTTAATAAACAAATAGCATCTCCATTTGAAGCTTTGTTGCCAACACTTGAAAATAAACGGTCTATAATAAAATTGTGGAAGTCCCAATTTGATCGCTTTCCCACATTTAAATGCTATAATCAAATGCgcgaaaaatatcgattttttagtGCTCTAGACTCCGCACAGGATATGGAACAGGTGAGCGAGTCGTTTGTGGTAACTCGTCGAACGCAACGCCAACGTAATTTGgaaccaacaggtgctacttcaGATCAAGATGAGGTGAAACCGCCCCCGACTGCACCAAATGGTGAACTCTTATTCACTGAGAAATACAAACCAATGCTGGTGGAACAGGTGCTGGTAAATCTCGTGCCTGTAACCCAATTGCGTGACTTCCTTTCTACTTGGGCCAATGGCAATGGTGGAAGTGCGCGAAATTCGCAATCCATTGATGATTCATTCGATGTATCGAATGACTCAAATTGCAGTCTCAGCAATGTAAACGGCAATGCTGTGGTGCTTCTGGGTCCGGTATCAAGTGGCAAAACGAATGCCGTTTACGCCCTGGCGAATGATATGAATTTCAATGTGCTTGAAATAAATGCTGGCATGAAGCGAACAGGGAAACGTTTGATACAAGAACTGCAGGTTAGAAATGTCTATATAATATAACTgaataacaatttattatttgtttttggtaataACAATGTTTCTCGTGTCATCAATTTGTAGGAAGCAACGCAATCACACCAAATTCGTAAAGACTCGACGCCCACACAAAGTTCGAGTAAAGCGCAAAAGAACTTACTCCGCATGTCGCTGAATGGCAAAAAGTTAATGAAACAAAATTCTCAGAGCCACTTGGACGGTGATAGTAGTGTCAGTTGCAATGGTGATATGAATCAAAATTCGCGGAAATGTCTCATACTTATCGAAGATGCGGACGTAGTATTCGATCAATTAGACAGTGGTTTCACCGATGCCATTTACACATTGGCAGCCTGCTCAAAGCGACCTGTAATTGTCATGGCAACGAATCCCAATTGCCAGCACCTCCAACGGCTAATGAAtcagaatataatatattttacgcCGCCAAACGCTCTGAACATTTCCCGCTTCATGGCTGTTCTATCATTGATAGAAAATTGTCCAATTAACTTGGACGACTTAGTctctttatatttgtataatggAAAAGATCTGAGAAGAACGCTGTTGGAACTGCAGTTCTTCATACAAAGCGGTGGTGATCGTACGAACATGGTATCATCAACTACTCCGACACGTCAGCACACACCACAAAAGGGTGAGGGCGCTAATCGTGATTTAGGTTTCTATGCATCGCCCACAAAACGCAGTCTTTCAGTTGAAGACACCGCGCAGCAGTCACAGGAACCTGATGAACAACTCAGTAAAGATCGCTTGAATGTGAAAGGGGGCAGTAAAGAAAATCCCACCAACGATGTATACGTTCATCGTTCATTGTTTGAATTTTTCACTGTCAACCAGAATGAAAAATGGCGTATACCGTTTCCCGTTGACTTCAGTTTACTGCGGGTAAACTTAACGGATGTTTTTCAGTGCTCTCAGCTCTTGCAAACACCTGAGGGCAGTGCAGGTGAGAAAACCGCCAAAGTCAGTGATAAGGATGGTGACAGAAATGGTGTAACCAAACGCAGAACACGCACACCAAAGCGAAATGCGCTGAACAATTCCTCAGCCAATGCTGAAGTCAAACATCAACAGGAATCTAAAACACCGCTTGAACGCATGTGTGACTTTTATGAAAGCATTTCTATCGGCGCATTACTGGGCACGCACAATGCGGACATGTCGTTTGGTAATAGCGGAAGGGATGGCCTCGGATCAATTACAGGCGGAAGTGCCGATTTAAGTGTCGACCGCTTACTGCCCCATCTCTCCGAGGATATTGCACATGAGATTGTTGAGCAAGCGATACAAGTGAATTTGGCGGCGAAGCCCTGTCCCTACAATCTCTTCGATACGCCGAGAGAACGGTGAGTGTtctaaatacaataacaatatgtaaatatgtgtgaaaTATTACAATTTGATCTACTTCCTATTCAGGCTTTCCCTGTGCGACTACATGAACAACACTGCAATCAGTTCTCGTAGTCAGCGCACACGTGCCTTGGACGTAGAACCGACATTGCGTGCCATATGCCGCAG containing:
- the LOC105212249 gene encoding enhanced level of genomic instability 1 isoform X3, with protein sequence MEEVLNSVKKKHRQKHKRKREQKKLAQMEAAAVAVATAELEKVEEHEEPKFVKKSKDKHSNKAKKERGDRVKTKPLQEKTVQENGQSVSPDCAQKKRSLDSKSPLKNASMNGDILRHFQRTPKKNQQTADEIGNISESKVVANETSTGLNQQKTMNAFEVMMNARNKAIGSNTPGKETSPTTSQESTVNTKRKLILQEWADKKGGTKRKLDEEARAAYVDHQLENRAKRFKQMLVNGVSPKQDSSSTNRTASDKRKTKKADSTVTVSKQNKEKPKCRKRTIVRPDSSDSVDGNIEIVKADSDTEDFLSKLSSPTKKRDSLLGYFPRKESPTEIAAKTSKESPKEIDTTISKESLAKDKVDYKTETPKSRRRNRKISTELIASTTTPVKESSAVAVLPNVGDLGIENTPSGRPKRSCAGKARYDYDLEQSPSKLSSTKKGVLASRKDETSIDVEIINLDDSNMSTPEKMSKKLAPLFVRSIPKPSPDPVALKAKHDFLMSGVPEKMRLEMEKQKQYEQNYEEVLDYFPRICHVQQLSADEMLFLQNKVHYTMKLNINEDDLELSRSVEVEKVRNSKTDKRKSRSNTGSTKRLIVNKQIASPFEALLPTLENKRSIIKLWKSQFDRFPTFKCYNQMREKYRFFSALDSAQDMEQVSESFVVTRRTQRQRNLEPTGATSDQDEVKPPPTAPNGELLFTEKYKPMLVEQVLVNLVPVTQLRDFLSTWANGNGGSARNSQSIDDSFDVSNDSNCSLSNVNGNAVVLLGPVSSGKTNAVYALANDMNFNVLEINAGMKRTGKRLIQELQEATQSHQIRKDSTPTQSSSKAQKNLLRMSLNGKKLMKQNSQSHLDGDSSVSCNGDMNQNSRKCLILIEDADVVFDQLDSGFTDAIYTLAACSKRPVIVMATNPNCQHLQRLMNQNIIYFTPPNALNISRFMAVLSLIENCPINLDDLVSLYLYNGKDLRRTLLELQFFIQSGGDRTNMVSSTTPTRQHTPQKGEGANRDLGFYASPTKRSLSVEDTAQQSQEPDEQLSKDRLNVKGGSKENPTNDVYVHRSLFEFFTVNQNEKWRIPFPVDFSLLRVNLTDVFQCSQLLQTPEGSAGEKTAKVSDKDGDRNGVTKRRTRTPKRNALNNSSANAEVKHQQESKTPLERMCDFYESISIGALLGTHNADMSFGNSGRDGLGSITGGSADLSVDRLLPHLSEDIAHEIVEQAIQVNLAAKPCPYNLFDTPRERLSLCDYMNNTAISSRSQRTRALDVEPTLRAICRSEKQRATLERRSTRFYHYLRHSAINVSNFSTKPFDNACTILSDAIPADEVEQL
- the LOC105212249 gene encoding enhanced level of genomic instability 1 isoform X1 gives rise to the protein MTALNPKEVNDLISVAESDNGSRLVAADIQNGDISIVSDSTSESVSKFIVKAPRPDSKLILQNMEEVLNSVKKKHRQKHKRKREQKKLAQMEAAAVAVATAELEKVEEHEEPKFVKKSKDKHSNKAKKERGDRVKTKPLQEKTVQENGQSVSPDCAQKKRSLDSKSPLKNASMNGDILRHFQRTPKKNQQTADEIGNISESKVVANETSTGLNQQKTMNAFEVMMNARNKAIGSNTPGKETSPTTSQESTVNTKRKLILQEWADKKGGTKRKLDEEARAAYVDHQLENRAKRFKQMLVNGVSPKQDSSSTNRTASDKRKTKKADSTVTVSKQNKEKPKCRKRTIVRPDSSDSVDGNIEIVKADSDTEDFLSKLSSPTKKRDSLLGYFPRKESPTEIAAKTSKESPKEIDTTISKESLAKDKVDYKTETPKSRRRNRKISTELIASTTTPVKESSAVAVLPNVGDLGIENTPSGRPKRSCAGKARYDYDLEQSPSKLSSTKKGVLASRKDETSIDVEIINLDDSNMSTPEKMSKKLAPLFVRSIPKPSPDPVALKAKHDFLMSGVPEKMRLEMEKQKQYEQNYEEVLDYFPRICHVQQLSADEMLFLQNKVHYTMKLNINEDDLELSRSVEVEKVRNSKTDKRKSRSNTGSTKRLIVNKQIASPFEALLPTLENKRSIIKLWKSQFDRFPTFKCYNQMREKYRFFSALDSAQDMEQVSESFVVTRRTQRQRNLEPTGATSDQDEVKPPPTAPNGELLFTEKYKPMLVEQVLVNLVPVTQLRDFLSTWANGNGGSARNSQSIDDSFDVSNDSNCSLSNVNGNAVVLLGPVSSGKTNAVYALANDMNFNVLEINAGMKRTGKRLIQELQEATQSHQIRKDSTPTQSSSKAQKNLLRMSLNGKKLMKQNSQSHLDGDSSVSCNGDMNQNSRKCLILIEDADVVFDQLDSGFTDAIYTLAACSKRPVIVMATNPNCQHLQRLMNQNIIYFTPPNALNISRFMAVLSLIENCPINLDDLVSLYLYNGKDLRRTLLELQFFIQSGGDRTNMVSSTTPTRQHTPQKGEGANRDLGFYASPTKRSLSVEDTAQQSQEPDEQLSKDRLNVKGGSKENPTNDVYVHRSLFEFFTVNQNEKWRIPFPVDFSLLRVNLTDVFQCSQLLQTPEGSAGEKTAKVSDKDGDRNGVTKRRTRTPKRNALNNSSANAEVKHQQESKTPLERMCDFYESISIGALLGTHNADMSFGNSGRDGLGSITGGSADLSVDRLLPHLSEDIAHEIVEQAIQVNLAAKPCPYNLFDTPRERLSLCDYMNNTAISSRSQRTRALDVEPTLRAICRSEKQRATLERRSTRFYHYLRHSAINVSNFSTKPFDNACTILSDAIPADEVEQL
- the LOC105212249 gene encoding enhanced level of genomic instability 1 isoform X2, yielding MTALNPKEVNDLISVAESDNGSRLVAADIQNVKAPRPDSKLILQNMEEVLNSVKKKHRQKHKRKREQKKLAQMEAAAVAVATAELEKVEEHEEPKFVKKSKDKHSNKAKKERGDRVKTKPLQEKTVQENGQSVSPDCAQKKRSLDSKSPLKNASMNGDILRHFQRTPKKNQQTADEIGNISESKVVANETSTGLNQQKTMNAFEVMMNARNKAIGSNTPGKETSPTTSQESTVNTKRKLILQEWADKKGGTKRKLDEEARAAYVDHQLENRAKRFKQMLVNGVSPKQDSSSTNRTASDKRKTKKADSTVTVSKQNKEKPKCRKRTIVRPDSSDSVDGNIEIVKADSDTEDFLSKLSSPTKKRDSLLGYFPRKESPTEIAAKTSKESPKEIDTTISKESLAKDKVDYKTETPKSRRRNRKISTELIASTTTPVKESSAVAVLPNVGDLGIENTPSGRPKRSCAGKARYDYDLEQSPSKLSSTKKGVLASRKDETSIDVEIINLDDSNMSTPEKMSKKLAPLFVRSIPKPSPDPVALKAKHDFLMSGVPEKMRLEMEKQKQYEQNYEEVLDYFPRICHVQQLSADEMLFLQNKVHYTMKLNINEDDLELSRSVEVEKVRNSKTDKRKSRSNTGSTKRLIVNKQIASPFEALLPTLENKRSIIKLWKSQFDRFPTFKCYNQMREKYRFFSALDSAQDMEQVSESFVVTRRTQRQRNLEPTGATSDQDEVKPPPTAPNGELLFTEKYKPMLVEQVLVNLVPVTQLRDFLSTWANGNGGSARNSQSIDDSFDVSNDSNCSLSNVNGNAVVLLGPVSSGKTNAVYALANDMNFNVLEINAGMKRTGKRLIQELQEATQSHQIRKDSTPTQSSSKAQKNLLRMSLNGKKLMKQNSQSHLDGDSSVSCNGDMNQNSRKCLILIEDADVVFDQLDSGFTDAIYTLAACSKRPVIVMATNPNCQHLQRLMNQNIIYFTPPNALNISRFMAVLSLIENCPINLDDLVSLYLYNGKDLRRTLLELQFFIQSGGDRTNMVSSTTPTRQHTPQKGEGANRDLGFYASPTKRSLSVEDTAQQSQEPDEQLSKDRLNVKGGSKENPTNDVYVHRSLFEFFTVNQNEKWRIPFPVDFSLLRVNLTDVFQCSQLLQTPEGSAGEKTAKVSDKDGDRNGVTKRRTRTPKRNALNNSSANAEVKHQQESKTPLERMCDFYESISIGALLGTHNADMSFGNSGRDGLGSITGGSADLSVDRLLPHLSEDIAHEIVEQAIQVNLAAKPCPYNLFDTPRERLSLCDYMNNTAISSRSQRTRALDVEPTLRAICRSEKQRATLERRSTRFYHYLRHSAINVSNFSTKPFDNACTILSDAIPADEVEQL